Proteins found in one Solitalea lacus genomic segment:
- the tnpC gene encoding IS66 family transposase, translating into MDMALENLSKENLIALLKEKDTSIERRDAAIESYQKINSSLQEEVDYLKQQVELFKRMQFGQKRERFEGDPAQGVLPFEAPAEAVALQEETIKEQITYTRKSQSAHKGRAALPAHLPVEEVEIYPQGDLSEMVCIGKEVTEELECEPARFFIRRYIRYKYAAKSGEGVTTGELPERVIDKGIPGAGLLAMILTDKYVDHLPLYRQKQRFARENIPIASSTLEGWVKQGLERLEPLFEQLKFDIKAKGYLQVDETTIKVLESDKKGACHLGWYWVYHAPLDGLVLMDYQPTRGAVATKEMLAHFKGYLQSDGYGVYEKIGQRPEVIPVACWAHARREFERALENDKVRAAKALELIQQLYAVERKAKEAQLPADQRKQLRLDEALPVLNELGKWIFAEVKNTLPKSQIGKAMRYAMARWDKLSVYLQDGSLQIDNNAIENAIRPIALGRKNFLFAGTHEAAARAGMIYSFFAICKKNEVNPFGWLKYALENIMTINHKNIRDLYPQNFKKLTEL; encoded by the coding sequence ATGGATATGGCACTGGAAAACCTCTCAAAAGAGAACCTGATTGCTCTTTTGAAGGAGAAAGATACCTCCATTGAAAGGAGAGATGCCGCCATTGAATCCTACCAAAAAATCAACTCTTCCCTTCAGGAAGAGGTCGACTACCTTAAACAGCAGGTTGAGCTTTTCAAGCGAATGCAATTCGGTCAGAAGCGTGAACGCTTCGAAGGCGATCCCGCACAAGGTGTGTTGCCATTTGAAGCTCCGGCAGAAGCAGTGGCCCTTCAGGAAGAAACCATCAAAGAACAGATTACCTATACCCGTAAAAGCCAGTCTGCCCATAAAGGCCGCGCCGCCCTTCCGGCTCATTTACCGGTAGAGGAAGTGGAGATCTATCCCCAGGGTGATCTGTCGGAAATGGTATGCATCGGCAAAGAAGTTACTGAAGAGCTGGAGTGTGAACCTGCCCGGTTCTTCATCCGCCGTTATATCCGCTATAAATATGCTGCCAAAAGCGGTGAAGGGGTCACCACCGGAGAGCTTCCCGAACGAGTAATCGACAAGGGCATTCCGGGCGCAGGCCTGCTGGCCATGATCCTGACCGATAAATATGTGGATCACTTGCCGCTGTACCGACAAAAGCAGCGGTTTGCCCGGGAAAACATCCCCATTGCCTCCTCTACGCTCGAAGGCTGGGTCAAACAAGGGCTGGAACGACTCGAACCGCTCTTTGAGCAACTCAAGTTCGACATCAAAGCCAAGGGTTATTTGCAGGTCGATGAAACGACCATCAAGGTGCTAGAAAGTGATAAGAAAGGAGCTTGTCACCTGGGCTGGTATTGGGTGTATCATGCTCCACTGGACGGACTGGTCCTGATGGACTATCAGCCTACTCGCGGTGCAGTAGCTACCAAAGAAATGCTGGCGCACTTTAAGGGGTATCTCCAAAGTGATGGCTACGGCGTATACGAAAAAATAGGCCAGCGGCCCGAGGTCATCCCGGTAGCCTGCTGGGCGCATGCCCGAAGGGAATTTGAACGGGCACTGGAAAACGATAAGGTCAGGGCCGCTAAAGCACTCGAGTTGATCCAGCAGCTCTACGCGGTGGAGCGCAAAGCTAAAGAAGCACAGCTGCCGGCCGATCAACGCAAGCAATTACGTCTGGATGAAGCACTTCCGGTACTCAACGAGCTCGGTAAATGGATCTTCGCCGAGGTAAAAAACACCTTGCCCAAAAGCCAGATTGGAAAGGCGATGCGCTATGCCATGGCACGATGGGATAAGCTCAGCGTGTATCTCCAGGATGGCAGCCTGCAGATCGACAATAATGCCATCGAGAATGCCATACGCCCCATCGCTTTGGGACGCAAAAACTTTTTGTTTGCAGGAACGCATGAGGCTGCTGCGCGGGCGGGGATGATCTATTCGTTCTTTGCCATCTGCAAGAAAAATGAGGTCAATCCTTTCGGGTGGTTAAAATACGCACTGGAAAACATCATGACCATCAACCACAAGAATATCCGGGACCTCTATCCCCAGAACTTTAAGAAATTAACTGAACTTTAA
- the tnpB gene encoding IS66 family insertion sequence element accessory protein TnpB (TnpB, as the term is used for proteins encoded by IS66 family insertion elements, is considered an accessory protein, since TnpC, encoded by a neighboring gene, is a DDE family transposase.): MFSLNSSHRYLLYQGHCDMRKSFDGLCGLVASELKGNATSGDVFVFLNRQRTHIKLLHWEHGGFVLYYKRLEEGTFPASSKGQLSWADLVLMIEGVEVQKSRQLRRYQV; the protein is encoded by the coding sequence ATGTTTAGCCTGAACTCTTCTCATCGGTATTTGCTGTACCAGGGACACTGCGATATGCGCAAATCATTCGACGGCTTGTGTGGCTTGGTTGCTTCGGAGCTCAAGGGGAATGCTACCAGTGGGGACGTCTTCGTCTTTCTAAACCGGCAGCGCACCCATATCAAGCTGCTGCATTGGGAACACGGAGGCTTTGTGTTGTACTATAAGCGCCTGGAAGAGGGGACCTTCCCGGCATCGTCCAAAGGGCAGCTGAGCTGGGCGGATCTGGTGCTGATGATCGAAGGGGTCGAGGTGCAAAAGAGTCGACAGTTACGCCGCTACCAAGTATAA
- the tnpA gene encoding IS66 family insertion sequence element accessory protein TnpA, whose translation MRLAVQQWKESGLTQQAYCEMIGVKRTTFANWVARCKARTETGFIAITPPTEAVSATLEIIYPNGVRLNASFAPVHLLAELIRLY comes from the coding sequence ATGCGCCTAGCCGTGCAGCAATGGAAAGAAAGCGGGTTAACCCAGCAAGCTTATTGTGAAATGATCGGGGTAAAGCGAACTACGTTTGCCAACTGGGTGGCACGATGTAAAGCAAGGACTGAAACAGGTTTTATTGCCATCACTCCCCCAACTGAAGCGGTCTCAGCAACCCTTGAGATCATCTATCCTAATGGCGTACGGCTTAACGCAAGTTTCGCTCCTGTGCATCTCCTTGCTGAACTGATCCGCCTCTACTGA
- a CDS encoding NADP-dependent isocitrate dehydrogenase, whose product MEKIKVANPVVELDGDEMTRIIWKFIKDKLILPYLDLDIKYYDLGIEHRDATNDQVTIDAAEAIKKYNVGIKCATITPDEQRVEEFKLKQMWKSPNGTIRNILDGTVFREPIVCNNVPRLVPNWTAPICVGRHAFGDQYRATDFVTKGKGKLTIKFEGENGEVIEHEVYNYKGDGVALAMYNTDESIRGFARSCFNQAIMKKWPLYLSTKNTILKKYDGRFKDIFEEIYQNEFKAEMDKLGITYEHRLIDDMVASALKWHGNFVWACKNYDGDVQSDTVAQGFGSLGLMTSTLVTPDGKTMEAEAAHGTVTRHYREHQKGKRTSTNPIASIFAWTRGLEFRGKLDGNQALIDFCQTLEQVCVETVESGKMTKDLAVCIYGNSVTPDQYLYTEDFLAAIDENLKAKLVQVSA is encoded by the coding sequence ATAGAAAAAATTAAAGTTGCCAACCCTGTAGTAGAGTTGGATGGCGACGAAATGACCCGCATTATTTGGAAATTCATCAAGGACAAGCTTATTCTCCCATACTTGGATCTTGATATTAAATATTATGACCTTGGTATTGAGCACCGTGATGCAACCAACGATCAGGTTACTATTGATGCAGCTGAAGCTATCAAAAAATATAACGTAGGTATCAAGTGTGCCACCATCACTCCGGATGAGCAACGCGTTGAAGAATTCAAATTAAAACAAATGTGGAAATCACCTAACGGAACCATCCGTAACATTTTGGATGGTACTGTTTTCCGTGAGCCGATTGTTTGTAACAACGTTCCTCGTTTGGTTCCAAACTGGACTGCTCCTATTTGTGTTGGTCGTCATGCTTTTGGTGACCAATATCGTGCTACCGATTTCGTGACTAAAGGAAAAGGTAAGTTAACTATCAAATTTGAAGGTGAAAACGGTGAAGTGATCGAGCACGAAGTATATAACTACAAAGGAGATGGTGTTGCGTTGGCAATGTACAACACTGATGAATCGATCCGTGGTTTTGCACGTTCATGTTTTAACCAGGCTATCATGAAAAAATGGCCATTGTACCTTTCTACAAAAAACACCATTTTGAAGAAATACGACGGTCGCTTCAAAGATATTTTCGAAGAAATCTATCAAAACGAATTTAAGGCTGAGATGGATAAATTAGGTATAACTTATGAACATCGTTTGATCGATGACATGGTTGCATCGGCCTTAAAATGGCACGGCAACTTTGTTTGGGCTTGTAAAAACTACGATGGCGACGTTCAGTCTGATACTGTCGCCCAAGGTTTTGGGTCATTAGGTTTGATGACTTCAACATTAGTTACTCCTGATGGCAAAACGATGGAGGCAGAAGCAGCTCACGGTACAGTTACCCGTCACTACCGCGAACACCAAAAAGGTAAACGCACTTCAACCAACCCAATTGCTTCAATTTTCGCATGGACTCGTGGTTTAGAGTTCCGTGGTAAATTAGATGGCAACCAGGCATTAATTGATTTCTGCCAAACTTTAGAACAAGTTTGTGTTGAAACTGTAGAGTCAGGTAAAATGACCAAAGACTTAGCAGTTTGTATCTATGGCAACAGCGTTACTCCAGATCAATACTTATACACTGAAGATTTCTTAGCAGCAATTGACGAAAATTTAAAAGCAAAATTAGTTCAAGTTTCTGCATAA
- a CDS encoding S41 family peptidase — MKKKNTKSIKLILPLLIATVFTYSCKKDNPSPNNNQLINDWVYENMQTYYYWNDKLPGGPDRSLSPKSFFSSLIYKTEDRFSWIQESAEELQNNLNGISKSFGYEIKLYRTGNNADLVGQVLYVLSNSPASKAGIKRGDIFTKVNGQQLTMLNYNNLLFGLDSFSITFVNFSNGTFSDKETKSLTAIEIQEDPVFLDSVYSINGKKIGYLVYNQFVPGPSENSLVYNTKLNAVFGKFKAQGVNELVMDLRYNTGGDSRSTLLLGSLIVKDFDAQKVFYRREYNKQLQQALLNDPKYGEAFLVTKFSEQANNIGSSLQKLYVLTSSRTASASELLINGLRPYMPVVLVGDTTYGKNVGSITIADETGKIKWGIQPIVTKSFNSLGKSDYTNGFAPDILDFDNSISLKQLGDINESMLNKALVQITGGVVASARATEADREATKLFMKDITSSIDRKSMAYKFLLDDYPKLKKLDN, encoded by the coding sequence ATGAAGAAAAAAAATACAAAATCAATTAAATTGATTTTGCCATTATTGATTGCTACTGTTTTTACTTATTCGTGTAAAAAAGATAATCCATCACCAAACAATAATCAATTAATTAATGATTGGGTTTATGAAAACATGCAAACTTATTATTATTGGAATGATAAGTTGCCAGGTGGTCCGGATAGGAGTTTAAGTCCTAAATCATTTTTTAGTTCATTAATTTATAAAACTGAGGATAGATTCTCATGGATTCAGGAGAGTGCTGAAGAGCTTCAAAATAATTTAAACGGTATTTCTAAATCTTTTGGTTATGAAATAAAACTATACAGAACGGGAAATAATGCAGATCTAGTGGGGCAAGTACTTTATGTGTTATCAAACTCTCCGGCTTCAAAAGCAGGAATTAAGCGAGGGGATATATTTACGAAAGTTAATGGTCAACAGCTAACTATGCTGAATTATAATAATTTACTATTTGGTTTAGATAGTTTCAGTATCACCTTCGTCAATTTCAGTAATGGTACATTTTCAGACAAGGAAACGAAAAGTCTTACAGCAATTGAAATTCAGGAGGATCCCGTTTTTCTTGATTCTGTTTATTCAATTAACGGTAAAAAGATCGGTTATTTAGTTTATAATCAGTTTGTACCTGGGCCAAGTGAAAATTCGCTTGTATATAATACTAAGTTGAATGCTGTTTTTGGGAAGTTTAAAGCGCAGGGAGTTAATGAATTGGTGATGGATTTGCGCTATAATACAGGAGGAGACTCACGGTCAACGCTTTTGTTAGGTAGCTTAATTGTAAAAGATTTTGATGCACAAAAGGTGTTTTATAGGCGGGAGTACAACAAGCAATTACAGCAAGCGCTGTTAAACGATCCTAAATATGGTGAAGCCTTTCTAGTTACAAAATTCTCAGAACAAGCTAATAATATTGGTAGTTCACTTCAAAAATTATACGTACTTACCAGTAGTAGAACTGCATCTGCAAGTGAGCTGTTAATAAATGGCTTGAGGCCGTATATGCCGGTAGTATTAGTTGGAGATACGACTTACGGTAAAAATGTTGGATCAATTACAATAGCTGATGAAACTGGTAAAATTAAATGGGGGATTCAGCCAATTGTAACCAAATCATTTAACTCTTTAGGAAAGTCTGATTATACAAATGGTTTTGCTCCTGATATACTTGATTTCGACAACAGCATATCGTTAAAACAATTGGGTGATATTAATGAGTCGATGTTAAATAAAGCTTTGGTTCAAATTACCGGAGGTGTAGTTGCAAGTGCCAGAGCCACAGAAGCCGATAGAGAAGCTACAAAACTCTTTATGAAAGATATAACATCTTCAATAGACAGAAAATCAATGGCATATAAATTTTTGTTGGATGATTATCCTAAGTTAAAAAAGCTTGATAATTAA